In Deltaproteobacteria bacterium, a single genomic region encodes these proteins:
- a CDS encoding Crp/Fnr family transcriptional regulator, which yields MASEELVSFLSKTSFFGGLVPDVVAIVAGMLKERRVPAGELLFAEGDTGKSMYIVMEGALIMQRHCSDGTQARLLMMRPGAFFGVPSLIEMEPRPFSCRAEKDSVLLELTNLDLYKLYKTDLKTYILLLQNIARELCRRLRKGGERIAALEDALHAATGRHE from the coding sequence ATGGCGTCCGAGGAGCTGGTGTCGTTCCTCTCGAAGACCTCCTTCTTCGGCGGGCTCGTGCCCGACGTCGTGGCCATCGTCGCCGGCATGCTGAAAGAGAGGCGCGTCCCGGCCGGCGAGCTGCTCTTCGCCGAAGGCGACACCGGCAAGTCGATGTACATCGTGATGGAAGGCGCCTTGATCATGCAGCGCCACTGCAGCGACGGAACGCAGGCGCGCCTGCTGATGATGCGCCCCGGCGCGTTCTTCGGGGTTCCTTCGCTGATCGAGATGGAGCCGCGCCCGTTCTCCTGCCGCGCCGAGAAGGATTCGGTGCTGCTCGAGCTCACCAACCTCGACCTCTACAAGCTCTACAAGACGGATCTAAAAACCTACATCCTCCTCTTGCAGAACATCGCCCGCGAGCTGTGCCGGAGGCTGCGCAAGGGGGGCGAGCGCATCGCGGCCCTCGAGGACGCGCTGCACGCCGCCACCGGTCGCCACGAGTAG
- the gcvP gene encoding aminomethyl-transferring glycine dehydrogenase: MQPTRHPDRFVDRHIGPNTRDVEEMLAALGVRNLDELIDRTVPASIRMQKPLDLPAGRSEFGLLRELSGIAAKNQVFRSYIGMGYSDTVTPPVIQRNILENPGWYTQYTPYQPEISQGRLEALLNYQTMVEDLTALPVANASLLDEATAAAEAMTMFHNVAANAGNAFFVAQDCHPQTIEVVRTRAAPFGIEVIVGDPASFDPARQKVFGALLQYPATDGAVRDPRKFIERAHAQGALVVVAADILALTLLTPPGELGADCVVGSTQRFGVPLGYGGPHAAYFATKNEYVRHMPGRIIGVSVDAQGHTALRMALQTREQHIRREKATSNICTAQALLAIISGMYAVYHGPNGLKAIAQHVHGLTAQLARGLAQLGYKLRHEEFFDTVAVQVDAAQLGTIFTAAEAGKMNFRRIDGHTIGVALDETTTPEDVRDVLAAFAGARPVSEPTADDTRLPRSLLRKSGYLGHPVFNTHHSETEMLRYMRLLESRDLSLTRSMIPLGSCTMKLNATAEMLPISWAAFSRLHPFAPRTQTAGYTQIFQELEAMLAEITGFPGVSLQPNSGAQGEYAGLQVIKAHHQARGDGHRNVCLIPQSAHGTNPASAAMVNYRIVVVKTDENGNVDVADLEAKAAQHAKELAALMITYPSTHGVFEEEIRRICDVVHRHGGQVYMDGANMNAQVGLCRPGDFGPDVCHLNLHKTFCIPHGGGGPGMGPICVARHLIPYLPGHPVVRTGGEKAIGPVSAAPWGSASILLISWAYIRLMGAQGLTQATKVAILNANYVAKRLDAHFPVLYKGKNGFVAHECIVDVRKVKRDAGIEVDDVAKRLIDYGFHAPTTSFPVIGTLMVEPTESEPKAELDRFCEAMIGIRKEIREIETGKAGRDQNVLKGAPHTAEVLTADAWDRPYSRQHAAYPAPWVREHKFWPSVGRLNHVYGDKNLLCSCPPPEAWR, encoded by the coding sequence ATGCAGCCGACCCGTCACCCTGATCGATTCGTCGACCGCCACATCGGGCCCAACACCCGGGACGTGGAGGAGATGCTCGCGGCGCTCGGAGTGCGGAACCTCGACGAGCTGATCGACCGGACCGTACCGGCCTCCATCCGGATGCAGAAGCCGCTCGATCTGCCGGCCGGTCGCTCCGAATTCGGCCTGCTGCGCGAGCTGTCCGGGATCGCCGCGAAGAACCAGGTGTTCCGCAGCTACATCGGGATGGGGTACTCGGACACGGTCACTCCGCCCGTCATCCAGCGCAACATCCTCGAGAACCCCGGCTGGTACACGCAGTACACGCCGTACCAGCCGGAGATCTCGCAGGGCCGTCTGGAAGCGCTGCTCAACTATCAGACGATGGTGGAGGACCTGACGGCGCTGCCGGTGGCCAACGCGTCGCTGCTCGACGAGGCGACGGCCGCCGCGGAAGCGATGACGATGTTCCACAACGTCGCCGCCAACGCGGGCAACGCCTTCTTCGTCGCCCAGGACTGCCATCCGCAGACCATCGAGGTGGTGCGGACGCGGGCGGCGCCGTTCGGGATCGAAGTGATCGTCGGCGATCCCGCAAGCTTCGACCCCGCCCGGCAGAAGGTGTTCGGCGCGCTGCTGCAGTACCCCGCGACGGACGGCGCCGTCCGCGATCCGCGGAAGTTCATCGAGAGGGCGCACGCCCAGGGCGCTCTCGTGGTGGTGGCCGCCGACATCCTCGCCCTGACGCTGCTCACCCCTCCGGGGGAGCTCGGCGCGGATTGCGTCGTCGGCTCGACGCAGCGCTTCGGCGTGCCGCTGGGCTACGGGGGACCGCACGCGGCGTACTTCGCGACGAAGAACGAGTACGTCCGGCACATGCCCGGCCGCATCATCGGCGTCTCGGTCGACGCGCAGGGCCACACCGCGCTGCGGATGGCGCTGCAGACGCGCGAGCAGCACATCCGCCGCGAGAAGGCGACCAGCAACATCTGCACTGCCCAGGCGCTGCTCGCCATCATCTCCGGGATGTACGCCGTCTATCATGGGCCCAACGGGCTGAAGGCGATCGCGCAGCACGTGCACGGCCTGACCGCGCAGCTCGCGCGCGGCCTGGCCCAGCTCGGGTACAAGCTGCGGCACGAGGAATTCTTCGACACCGTCGCGGTGCAGGTCGACGCCGCGCAGCTCGGCACCATCTTCACCGCCGCTGAAGCGGGGAAGATGAACTTCCGCCGCATCGACGGCCACACCATCGGCGTCGCCCTCGACGAGACCACCACTCCGGAGGACGTCCGCGACGTCCTCGCAGCGTTCGCCGGAGCGCGCCCCGTCTCCGAACCCACGGCCGACGATACCCGCCTCCCGCGCTCGTTGCTGCGCAAGAGCGGCTACCTCGGCCATCCCGTCTTCAACACCCACCACAGCGAGACCGAGATGCTGCGCTACATGCGGCTGCTCGAGTCCCGCGACCTCTCGCTCACCCGCAGCATGATCCCGCTCGGCTCCTGCACGATGAAGCTGAACGCGACGGCCGAGATGCTGCCCATCAGCTGGGCGGCGTTCTCGCGGCTGCACCCGTTCGCGCCGCGGACCCAGACCGCGGGATATACGCAGATCTTCCAGGAGCTGGAGGCGATGCTCGCCGAGATCACCGGCTTCCCCGGCGTGTCGCTCCAGCCCAACTCCGGCGCGCAGGGCGAATACGCCGGCCTCCAGGTGATCAAAGCGCATCACCAGGCCCGAGGCGACGGACACCGCAACGTCTGCCTGATCCCGCAGTCGGCGCACGGCACGAACCCGGCGTCGGCGGCGATGGTGAACTACCGCATCGTGGTGGTGAAGACCGACGAGAACGGCAACGTCGACGTCGCGGATCTGGAAGCGAAAGCGGCGCAGCATGCCAAAGAGCTCGCCGCGCTGATGATCACCTATCCCTCGACGCACGGCGTGTTCGAGGAGGAGATCCGGCGCATCTGCGACGTCGTGCACCGCCACGGCGGGCAGGTTTACATGGACGGGGCGAACATGAACGCCCAGGTCGGCCTCTGCCGGCCCGGCGACTTCGGGCCCGACGTCTGCCATCTCAACCTGCACAAGACGTTCTGCATCCCGCACGGCGGGGGCGGTCCCGGAATGGGACCCATCTGCGTGGCCAGACACCTCATCCCGTACCTGCCCGGGCACCCGGTGGTGCGAACGGGCGGAGAGAAGGCCATCGGACCGGTCTCCGCCGCGCCCTGGGGCAGCGCCAGCATCCTTCTCATCTCCTGGGCGTACATCAGGCTGATGGGCGCGCAGGGCCTGACACAGGCCACCAAGGTCGCCATCCTGAACGCGAATTACGTGGCGAAGCGTCTCGATGCGCACTTTCCCGTCCTCTACAAAGGCAAGAACGGCTTCGTGGCGCACGAGTGCATCGTCGACGTGCGCAAGGTGAAGCGCGACGCGGGCATCGAGGTGGACGACGTCGCAAAGCGTCTAATCGACTACGGCTTCCATGCGCCCACCACTTCGTTCCCGGTGATCGGCACCCTCATGGTCGAGCCCACCGAGAGCGAGCCGAAGGCGGAGCTGGACCGCTTCTGCGAGGCGATGATCGGCATTCGCAAGGAGATCCGGGAGATCGAGACCGGCAAGGCGGGCCGCGACCAGAACGTCCTCAAGGGCGCGCCGCACACCGCCGAAGTGCTCACGGCGGACGCCTGGGATCGGCCCTATTCCCGGCAGCATGCGGCCTACCCGGCGCCGTGGGTCCGCGAGCACAAGTTCTGGCCCTCAGTCGGGCGGCTCAACCACGTGTACGGCGACAAGAACCTGCTCTGCTCCTGCCCTCCTCCCGAAGCCTGGCGCTGA
- the dauA gene encoding C4-dicarboxylic acid transporter DauA codes for MGRTRYGHSQSPPLRRLPGSALRAVFAEGYSATDLRRDVLAGVVVGIVALPLSMALAIAVGVPPQHGLYTAIVAGIVVPLLGGSRFQVTGPTAAFIVILAPILVRHGLAGLLVAGGMAGVLLIAMGLFRLGRLIQFIPHPVTTGFTAGIGTVIGVLQIKDLLGLSPARTPDHFLERVWSYVQARHTARGSELLIGSLTLAVLAFLPRWTKRVPAPLVALPLAAFLAWALHLEVATIGSRFVTVISGVEVHGIPRLPPLPVLPWHMGGDLPLTLATFRALFPPAIAIALLGAAGTRHDPDSELVALGVGNILCPFFGGIACTGAIARTATGIRYGSRSPMATVIHAVVVLLAVLVLAPLISFLPMAALAALLVMVAWNMSEARHFVHIVRVAPKSDVAVLLTCYALTVVFDMVVAVTAGMILAAFLFMRRMAEVASVELVDEQHPHLKLKLPREVVLYEVNGPLFFGAAESAMDALKAIGQRPKVLILYLGAVPAIDVTGLVALESTLSRLRQQGVFCIMAGLREQPASVLKKAGVHEEVGRLHIVPTLEDAAADAVAYLEVPQPLLNPQLVDNALTRRGIKERTP; via the coding sequence ATGGGCCGCACCCGCTACGGGCATTCGCAGTCGCCGCCGCTCCGCCGGCTGCCCGGCTCCGCGCTTCGCGCAGTCTTCGCCGAAGGCTATTCGGCGACGGACTTGCGCCGCGACGTTCTCGCGGGCGTGGTGGTCGGCATCGTGGCGCTGCCGCTCTCGATGGCGCTGGCCATCGCCGTCGGCGTGCCGCCGCAGCACGGGCTCTACACCGCCATCGTCGCCGGCATCGTAGTACCCCTGCTGGGCGGCTCGCGCTTCCAGGTCACCGGGCCGACGGCGGCGTTCATCGTCATTCTCGCGCCCATTTTGGTCCGACACGGGCTGGCCGGGCTTCTGGTCGCGGGCGGGATGGCGGGAGTCCTGCTGATAGCGATGGGCCTGTTCCGACTAGGCCGGCTGATCCAGTTCATCCCGCATCCGGTGACGACCGGGTTCACCGCCGGCATCGGCACCGTGATCGGCGTCCTGCAGATCAAGGATCTGCTCGGCCTCTCTCCTGCGCGGACACCCGACCATTTCCTCGAGCGGGTCTGGTCGTACGTGCAGGCGCGCCACACTGCGCGGGGCTCCGAGCTGTTGATCGGCTCGCTCACCCTGGCGGTGCTCGCGTTTTTGCCGCGCTGGACCAAGCGCGTGCCGGCGCCGCTGGTTGCGCTCCCGCTGGCGGCCTTTCTCGCCTGGGCACTGCACCTCGAGGTGGCGACCATCGGCTCGCGCTTCGTCACCGTCATCTCTGGCGTCGAGGTGCACGGTATCCCGCGCCTCCCGCCGCTGCCGGTACTGCCCTGGCACATGGGAGGGGACCTGCCGTTGACGCTCGCCACTTTTCGCGCGCTGTTTCCCCCGGCCATCGCCATCGCGCTTCTCGGAGCCGCCGGCACCAGGCACGACCCTGACTCGGAGTTGGTCGCGCTGGGAGTCGGCAACATCCTCTGTCCATTCTTTGGCGGCATCGCTTGCACGGGCGCGATCGCGCGCACCGCGACGGGCATCCGCTACGGCAGCCGCTCTCCGATGGCGACCGTGATCCATGCGGTGGTCGTCCTGCTGGCGGTGCTGGTGCTCGCGCCGCTGATCTCGTTCCTCCCGATGGCGGCGCTCGCCGCGCTGCTGGTGATGGTGGCGTGGAACATGTCGGAGGCGCGGCACTTCGTCCACATCGTCCGCGTGGCGCCGAAGAGCGACGTGGCGGTGCTGCTCACCTGCTACGCGCTGACGGTGGTGTTCGACATGGTGGTGGCGGTCACCGCAGGAATGATCCTGGCCGCGTTCCTCTTCATGAGGCGCATGGCCGAGGTGGCCTCGGTCGAGCTCGTCGACGAGCAGCATCCGCACCTCAAGCTGAAGCTGCCGCGCGAGGTGGTGCTCTACGAGGTGAACGGTCCGCTGTTCTTCGGCGCGGCGGAGTCGGCAATGGACGCCCTCAAGGCCATTGGCCAGCGGCCCAAGGTGCTGATTCTTTATCTTGGCGCGGTGCCGGCCATCGACGTCACCGGGCTGGTCGCGCTGGAGAGCACGCTCTCGCGACTGCGGCAGCAGGGCGTCTTCTGCATCATGGCCGGGCTGCGGGAGCAGCCCGCGTCGGTGCTGAAGAAGGCCGGCGTACACGAGGAAGTCGGCCGCCTGCACATCGTCCCGACGCTGGAAGACGCCGCCGCCGACGCGGTCGCCTACCTCGAGGTTCCGCAGCCCCTGCTCAATCCGCAGCTCGTCGATAACGCATTGACGCGGCGCGGTATCAAAGAACGCACGCCATAA